In Comamonas koreensis, the genomic stretch AGTCATCAATGACGTTGAGCAGCCGGATACTGCGGCCATCTTCAAGCTGGTCATGCATAAAGTCCATTGACCAAACAACATCTGGGTTTGCTGGCACTGTCAGTGGCTCAGGTTTGGCACGCTCCAAGCGCTTGCGTGGCCGAATGCGCAAATTGAGCTCCAACTCCCGGTAAATCCGGTAAACCCGCTTGTGGTTCCATTTGAAGCCTCTGACGTTGCGCAAATACAGGAAGCACAAACCAAAGCCCCAATTGCGGTTGTTATCCGTCAGGCGCAGCAGCCACTGCGCAATCTCATCGTCCTCGATACAGCGCTGTGCCTTGTACCTGTAGCAGGCCTGACTAATTTGGAACGCTTGGCAAGCCAAGCGAATGCTCATCCCTCGGCGTATCACTGCAAGTTCTGCCATCTCGCGTCTGCGAGATGGCTTCACCACTTTTTTGCAAGCGCCTCCGCCACCACCTCTGCCTTGAGCTTTTCTTCGATGTACATCTTGCGCAGCCGGCGGTTCTCTTCTTCGAGCTCCTTCATACGAGCCATCAACGAGGCATCCATTCCGCCGAACTTGGCACGCCACTTGTAGAACGTAGCTGCACTGATGCCAAGTTCACGGCACAGCTCGGGCACAGCCAAGCCAGCCTCTGCACGCTTGAGCGCATCGATGATTTGGCTGTCTGTAAAACGTGACTTCTTCATAGTAGAGATTCTCCTTGCGAGGTCTCTACTTCTTAAGACGCTGGTTTTACGGGGGGATTACCGCGGGATTTGTCATTTGCAAGTTATTGAGAAAATTTGCATTCGTTCTGAGAACCTACAGATATTGAGTTAATGCACGGCGTCAGCAGAGTGCATTAGTGTTCTGACCAGGAGAGCCTAGCTGCAGAGGGTAGGGGGGGGGAAGCCCTGAGATTCCGCAATATGAAATGCGACAAGCATGGAAATCGAAAGCCTGTTGCCAATAGTGCTACAAAAAAAATAGCAAGGTTTCAAGGAATACAAAGGTTTCAGGAAGGACTGATGCCTTCTACTGCCAGAGAGGTCGTTATTTGCGCGAAAAAAATGAGCATAGATTAGATGGTACTAATCTTTGCGCAGCGTTTGGACTGAGGTTATTTGCATCATTCTGAGAATCTAGTGTTCATGGACACTTCAATTGCATTGCGTACAATGGTGTTCATGGACACGCAAAAAGACAACGCAAACAACATGAGGCTGCGACAGCTCATTGAAGAAGCTGGCCTGACTCAGTTGGATGCTTTAGCTTTATTCAACAGGAAGTTAAGAGTGAGAAAGCTCGCGGAATCGAGTTGGAAAGCCTACTTTTGCCAGCCCGACAAGACGAGATACAGATGGTTCAATGATGAGTATTTGCAACTAGCTGAAACAGTGTTCAAGAACACTAAAAAAAAGATTGACAGATGATGTACTAGAACACTACATTAGAGTCACGGACTCTTAACTTTAGAAAGGAGGTGCGCCGTGAATGGAACTGAGTTGAGAGATGGCTATGTCGTGCTGGACGATGGGACGTATTTCGTTGCCCTGAACACCAACTACGAGCTGCAAAAAGCACCCGGTTTCCTCTACAAGCGGTGTGCGAGAACTGAGGACACCCCACAAGGTTGGGAATGTGTCGGAGGTTTTGATACGGCTTGGAAGCCAGTCAACGATGGCAAAAATTGGAGAGCTGACGTAGATGCCATCTACGACGAAGAAACGGATAGCGACGTGACCATCGTTGCTAATAACACCACGCGAATGGAAGCAATCGCCCTACTTTGGCAACATCGACACACTGCTTTTTCGCGCCACTGAAAACTCCAAAACTCGATTGAGAGAAAGTGAGCGAGAAAATGAATGCCAGAAAACCAGAAGCTGAGTTTGTGCAAACTGAGCTGGAGAATTTTGAGCTGCAATTGGCTCAAGGCAGCATCAAGAAGGCCATGCAGCAGGCCGGTGCAAAAAGCCGCGACCTTTGGCAAGTTGAGCGTGACCATATTCATGTCCTGCCGAACTTCAACGTGCGTCTGACCAACACGGAACGCTACAAGAAGAAGATTCGCTATCTAGCCGACTCGATGAAGAAGGAAGGCTACATTCAGTCGAAGGCTTTGGAAGGTTATGTAGCTGACGTTGATGGAAAGCAGATCATCTATCTAACTGACGGACACGGCAGACTGGAAGCCTACGATCTTGCAGTTAGCGAAGGTGCAGAGCTTGGACGCCTGCCCATGGTGATCGTGCCGCCTGGTACGTCACAAGAAGATTTGCAGGTCAGCCTGTACCGGCACAACGAAGGCGGTGAAAAGCTCGCACCCTATGAGCTGGCGTTGTTGTGCAAGCGCCTGTCTAAGATGGGCATGGACACCAAAGAAATTGCCGACCGGCTTGAGATCGGAGAGAAGTACACCGATGACCTGCTGGCACTTATGTCTGCTGACATAAAGCTGCGTGAGATGGTGATGAACGATCTGGTGGCCGCAGGCATTGCAATTGACATGCTTCGCAAGCACGGCATTAAAGCTGCTCAAGTGCTGCAAGCGGAGCTGGACAAGGTGCAAGGTACTGGTGGCAAGAAGCTCACCAAGAAGCACCTACCTGAACAGATTTTTAAGAAGAAGGTGACGAAGGCCGCACCGACTCTTTTCAACGTCATGCGTGATGTGAAAAGTGACCCCGGCTATGAGTACATCTCAGAGGAACTTCGGGAGCGACTGGACAAGCTGATGAGCGAGTTCGGTGATCTGTTGGCGAACGGGGACACGAAGCCAGCCGACGATGAGATGGCTGACTTAATTGATTAACTAGATGAAAGGCAACTGCAATGTCCACTTACAAAGAACTCCTGGCACAAAGACAAGCTCTGGAGGACGCAATCAACAAGGCGCGCAAAGAAGAACTGTCGAAAGCGATTTCGGATGTTCGTGCCATCGTTGCGGAGTACGGCTTGACTGCTGATGATGTGTTTGGAGGCGGTAAGGGTGGCACACGCAAGCCAACTGGAAAAGTGGCTCCCAAGTACCGCGATCCAGCAACAGGACAGACTTGGACTGGCCGTGGCAAAGCTCCTGCATGGATTGCAGGAGCTGCTGACCGCGAGGCTTTTGCCATCAAGGATTAAGCCTGACCGACAAGCCCGCGAAAGCGGGCTTTTTTGTTTGGTAGGTCTGAGACTGGTTAAGCAAGGAGAGCCATGGTGCGTGGTGACTGGGTG encodes the following:
- a CDS encoding H-NS family nucleoid-associated regulatory protein — encoded protein: MSTYKELLAQRQALEDAINKARKEELSKAISDVRAIVAEYGLTADDVFGGGKGGTRKPTGKVAPKYRDPATGQTWTGRGKAPAWIAGAADREAFAIKD